In one Salvelinus sp. IW2-2015 linkage group LG26, ASM291031v2, whole genome shotgun sequence genomic region, the following are encoded:
- the LOC111952921 gene encoding doublecortin domain-containing protein 1-like, translating into MVECPNSATFSTWSRTCPRSATTAPSATSMSRAKESTPQEESADHDRDHLNSLTLQQRGRSITQAHRQQFKISKGQMVSCRNPWLFGSLAVGEGCSVVLQKYKPYSYGAANQKWGWFADLTVLSAFYTSSLDQEVTAANQASVCTACVSPEPLHQQTELSESAADVTLQRLDECLGVTEDGGCGAAGADAVPRGVQRSPDQAEREAPGPQEWAGGPRGGPADHGGNNASGSETVFQVSAEDMSSVDEGLLALIVRSPIHPPSISGDSSCVLLQTELSESAADVTLQRLDECLGVTEDGGCGAAGADAVPRGVQRSPDQAEREAPGPQEWAGGPRGGPADHGGNNASARRLSRPGQASLVPTQSPARPVVDEQSXLQPSHEELTLDQELHNTETRLGEMEALPEKGHRPLPQKTSQELYHQPDVKRVKVYHSGDRHVSVHVRGQSIXELLNYSTARLALSWSASRLCAADGRLLSSWVDIHRDMLLCVSTGQPFISPKDCGDKIXMRATFARMMRSLDSGNTTTDRGPKEHLTTTIPCGCHSLHWTAEA; encoded by the exons ATGGTAGAGTGTCCAAACAGCGCCACCTTCTCCACCTGGAGCAGGACGTGTCCCAGATCTGCCACTACTGCACCCTCTGCCACCAGCATG AGCAGAGCCAAAGAGTCAACGCCCCAGGAGGAGAGTGCTGATCATGATCGTGATCACCTCAACAGTCTCAC GTTGCAGCAGCGCGGTAGGAGCATCACACAGGCCCACAGACAGCAGTTCAAGATCAGTAAGGGCCAGATGGTAAGCTGCAGAAACCCCTGGCTGTTTGGGTCACTGGCCGTGGGGGAAG GCTGCTCTGTAGTCCTACAG AAATACAAGCCCTATAGTTACGGAGCAGCCAACCAGAAGTGGGGCTGGTTTGCAGATCTTACGGTTCTGAGTGCATTCTACACCTCATCTCTGGACCAGGAAGTGACTGCAGCCAATCAGGCCTCAGTGTGTACCGCCTGTGTGTCCCCAGAACCACTGCACCAGCAG ACGGAGCTCAGTGAGTCTGCGGCAGACGTCACTCTGCAGCGTCTAGACGAGTGTCTGGGAGTCACTGAGGACGGAGGCTGCGGTGCTGCAGGAGCAGACGCCGTCCCCAGAGGTGTGCAGCGCAGCCCGGACCAAGCCGAGCGTGAAGCTCCTGGCCCACAGGAATGGGCAGGGGGGCCTCGAGGAGGGCCAGCTGATCACGGCGGCAACAATGCCTCTG GTTCAGAGACAGTGTTCCAGGTGAGTGCTGAGGACATGAGCTCTGTAGATGAGGGTCTGCTGGCGCTAATAGTGAGGTCCCCCATCCATCCCCCATCCATATCTGGGG ACTCCAGCTGTGTCCTCCTGCAGACGGAGCTCAGTGAGTCTGCGGCAGACGTCACTCTGCAGCGTCTAGACGAGTGTCTGGGAGTCACTGAGGACGGAGGCTGCGGTGCTGCAGGAGCAGACGCCGTCCCCAGAGGTGTGCAGCGCAGCCCGGACCAAGCCGAGCGTGAAGCTCCTGGCCCACAGGAATGGGCAGGGGGGCCTCGAGGAGGGCCAGCTGATCACGGCGGCAACAATGCCTCTG CCCGCCGGCTCTCCAGACCGGGCCAAGCCTCCCTGGTACCCACCCAGAGTCCTGCCAGGCCTGTAGTGGATGAGCAAAGCRGGCTACAGCCCAGCCATGAGGAACTGACTCTGGACCAGGAGCTGCACAACACCGAG ACTCGACTTGGTGAGATGGAGGCCCTTCCAGAGAAAGGCCACAGGCCACTTCCACAGAAGACCTCCCAGGAACTGTACCATCAGCCTGATGTCAAAAGAGTTAAGGTGTACCACAGTGGAGACAGGCATGTATCWGTCCACGTCCGGGGGCAAAGCATCYAAGAG CTGCTGAACTACAGTACTGCGAGACTGGCCCTGTCCTGGTCTGCCTCCAGGCTATGCGCTGCAGACGGCAGGCTTCTGAGCTCCTGGGTGGACATCCACAGGGAcatgctgctgtgtgtgtcaACAGGACAGCCCTTCATCAGCCCTAAAG ATTGTGGGGACAAGATTMAGATGAGGGCTACCTTCGCTCGAATGATGAGATCTCTAGACTCTGGTAATACCACAACAGACAGGGGACCAAAGGAGCACCTGACTACCACA ATTCCATGTGGCTGCCATTCTCTCCATTGGACTGCAGAAGCATAG